The nucleotide window TTGAACTATTCAACACCATAATTGCGGAATAAAGAGGCATGAAGATGATCAGCCTTATCAGTGGGCATCTTCTTTCTTTACTCACTCATGAAATCATTAATCGCATGAACATAAGCATCATGTTCCGTCATCGCTGTTTTTTCAGCAGATGATCCGCTCGAATGACTAACTTATACATCTGCGAGACCATAATCAGCACCTTTTACTACACTTGTTTCGTTTTTCTTGCTTCTTTCTTTTTGTTTTCAGGGCCAGCCATTACCTTCTCATAATTGGGAAAGCTTATGATGATAAGGAAAGTTAAGACAACCATCAGTATCAATGAACTGATCCCAATGATAGGATTATAAGCCGTTGTATCAACATTCGTGTAATGGACCAATCCTAAACCAGAAGTAATGGGATAAAAATCAGTTAAGTTTCTTCCAGCAACGAAAATGCCACAAAATCCATAAAAGAAAGCAAAGCCTACACCTGTAAAAAAACGATCTTTTTTTCTGCTGAAGTAAGCGATGATCGGTAATACAGCCAGGTAGTTACAGAATCCAATCACCGTGATTTGATAAAGTGCTTTTAATAAAATGGGGACAGAATAACCTTCAAAACCAAATATTGAGGAGAGAAAAATGGAAAAAATGAAGCTAGCCACCCCAAATACGAGTGTCAAAATGCCAATAGCCATCATTTTTCCTATCAGCATTTTACGAAAGGAAACGGGCACTGTCAGCATTGTTTTAAGTGTTTGATCCGTATATTCACGATTAATCAAGTAACCGCCAATTAATACAATCATAAACGGAAAAGCTAAACTAAAGTTGTTCCAAATGACATTATTGTAAAAAACCTCATAGGTGACCGAACCGTCATTACTATTGGATTGTAAGGCAGCTAAAATAGCTGCAATGAAAACAGCGATGATCCCTATCCAAATAATACTTTGACGTTTCAGTTTCAAAAATTCTGTTATAATCAGTTGGTACATGTTTATCCCCCCATTCAAATTTCCATTTTTTTATAAATAAACGTAGCGATGGAGATAAAGATCACCGCATAAATAAGCATGATGCTGGATGTCTCCAAAGTGGAGAATGTGTATGGGAGTAGGAAACTTAAAGCATCTTCTACAGGAAATAACGTTAAATACCATTTAAATACAATGGAAATAGGCAATATAGATGCCACGGCATTGATGGTCTCCGGACTGGAAGAGAAAATCATCGTAACAGCAAAACTAATCGCAGCGTATAGGAACGAGGCAATGATCGAAAAGATAAAGCTTTTATTAAAATAGACAATCACAAGGATAATGGGAAACGTGGCAATCGCAATAAATACACCCAAGACAATGCTAATGACCAATCGATAAAAAATGCCATCTACACTTCCCACAATGAATCCTCCTAAAATAGAAGCACCCAAACCAGCAACCGAATAAAGGACAGCTAAAATCACAATGACGAACAATTTAGCGATAATGATATTTCTTCTGGGAATAGGGATCGTGATTAAATTTTTCAACGTTTCATTATCCCTCTCCATAAAAAATAGCATGGAAGCAATAATCCCTAAGATGCAGGGTAACAATAAAAGCTCCCCAAACATAAAATTGGCACGGAACAGTTGATCGAATCCCATATCATCTGTGGCCATGAGAATGGTTAAAGGGAAAGGGAACAAAAATGCTGCCATTAAGGACAACTGAACAAACTTCAATCGCTTTAATTTAGCGAATTCACAAATGACTAAATCAAGCAATCCCTCCACCTCCTGTCACCCGTTTAAAGTAATCTTCTAACGTATCTTCCTGATAGCGTGCTTCTGATACCTCCAAATCATTTAAGATAAATGTGCGATTAATGGTTGCTAC belongs to Salicibibacter cibi and includes:
- a CDS encoding ABC transporter permease — translated: MYQLIITEFLKLKRQSIIWIGIIAVFIAAILAALQSNSNDGSVTYEVFYNNVIWNNFSLAFPFMIVLIGGYLINREYTDQTLKTMLTVPVSFRKMLIGKMMAIGILTLVFGVASFIFSIFLSSIFGFEGYSVPILLKALYQITVIGFCNYLAVLPIIAYFSRKKDRFFTGVGFAFFYGFCGIFVAGRNLTDFYPITSGLGLVHYTNVDTTAYNPIIGISSLILMVVLTFLIIISFPNYEKVMAGPENKKKEARKTKQV
- a CDS encoding ABC transporter permease, producing MLDLVICEFAKLKRLKFVQLSLMAAFLFPFPLTILMATDDMGFDQLFRANFMFGELLLLPCILGIIASMLFFMERDNETLKNLITIPIPRRNIIIAKLFVIVILAVLYSVAGLGASILGGFIVGSVDGIFYRLVISIVLGVFIAIATFPIILVIVYFNKSFIFSIIASFLYAAISFAVTMIFSSSPETINAVASILPISIVFKWYLTLFPVEDALSFLLPYTFSTLETSSIMLIYAVIFISIATFIYKKMEI